A window of Micromonospora eburnea genomic DNA:
GAAGATCGGCGGGCGTACCCACGAGATCTCCCGGCTGATCGGCCGCAGCCTGCGCGCCTGCGTGGACCTGAAGGCCCTCGGCGAGAACTCCATCGTGCTCGACTGCGACGTGCTCCAGGCCGACGGCGGCACCCGGACCGCCGCGATCACCGGCGCGTACGTGGCGCTGCACGACGCGGTGACCTGGCTGGCCGAGCGCAAGGCCCTGACCGCCAAGGTGGAGAAGGTGATGCACCGTTCGGTGGCCGCGGTCAGCGTCGGCATCGTCGCCGGTGAGCCGAGGCTGGACCTCTGCTACGCCGAGGACGTGACCGCCGAGGTCGACATGAACGTGGTCTGCACCGGCACCGGCGACTTCGTCGAGGTGCAGGGGACGGGCGAGGCCGGTGTCTTCGCCCGTGAACAGCTCGACGCCCTGCTGGATCTGGGCGTCATGGGCTGTCTGGAACTGGCCGACGCGCAGCGGAAGGCGCTCAACTGATGAACAAGGTGCTTCTCGCCACCCGAAACCGTAAGAAGCTCGTCGAGCTGCAGCGGATCCTCGACGGCGCGCTCGGCGCGCACCGGATCGCCCTGCTCGGCCTCGACGACGTCGAGGCGTATCCGGAGCTGCCGGAGACCGGCCTGACCTTCGGCGAGAACGCGCTGATCAAGGCCCGGGAGGGGTGCCGGCGTACCGGCTTGCCGACCATCGCTGACGACTCCGGCCTGGCCGTGGACGCGCTCAACGGCATGCCGGGCGTGTTCAGCGCCCGCTGGGCCGGCCGGCACGGCGACGACCAGGCCAACCTTCAGCTCGTCCTGGACCAGATCGCCGACCTGCCGGACGAGCACCGCGCCGCGTCGTTCGTCTGCACCGTGGCGCTGGTGCTGCCGGGCGGCAAGGAGCACCTGGTCGACGGTCGCCAGGCCGGCCGGCTGTTGCGCGCGCCGCGCGGCGACGGTGGCTTCGGGTACGACCCGATCTTCCTCGGCGAGGGGCAGGAGCGGACCAACGCGGAGCTGACCCCGGAGGAGAAGGACGCGGTCAGCCACCGGGGCAAGGCGCTGCGCGAGCTGGCCAAGCTGGCGGCCAAGGTACTCCCGCCGGCGGTCTGACCGGGTGTCCGCCGCCACGTGCCGGTGGTGCTCGGCGCCACCGTCCAGCGGTGTAGAGCCGACCGGCAGCGCGCAGAGCCCGAGGCCCAGCCCTCGCCGGCCTTGCGTCGCCACAGCGATCGCGGCGAGGCCGAGCAACAGCCCGGCAACGCTCGCGTTCATGGTCAGCTCGCTCGGCAGTTCCGCCAGCCGCTCCGGGGTCGGTGTCTTCAC
This region includes:
- the rph gene encoding ribonuclease PH — protein: MARPDGRQPDQLRPVTLTRGWSTHPEGSVLVEFGATRVLCTASVTEGVPRWRKGSGLGWVTAEYAMLPRATNTRSDRESVKGKIGGRTHEISRLIGRSLRACVDLKALGENSIVLDCDVLQADGGTRTAAITGAYVALHDAVTWLAERKALTAKVEKVMHRSVAAVSVGIVAGEPRLDLCYAEDVTAEVDMNVVCTGTGDFVEVQGTGEAGVFAREQLDALLDLGVMGCLELADAQRKALN
- the rdgB gene encoding RdgB/HAM1 family non-canonical purine NTP pyrophosphatase; amino-acid sequence: MNKVLLATRNRKKLVELQRILDGALGAHRIALLGLDDVEAYPELPETGLTFGENALIKAREGCRRTGLPTIADDSGLAVDALNGMPGVFSARWAGRHGDDQANLQLVLDQIADLPDEHRAASFVCTVALVLPGGKEHLVDGRQAGRLLRAPRGDGGFGYDPIFLGEGQERTNAELTPEEKDAVSHRGKALRELAKLAAKVLPPAV